The genomic DNA TTCCCTCCCATTAAACTAGCAAGTGAAATACAAGCAGGGAGAAGGCACACAAGCGAGACCCTGTTGGGTTCTGTTCCATCTCTCATTTGCATTTCACGGAAAAGAATCAAAGCTTTCTCTGATTCTCCATTCTGCACATAACCATTGATCAATGCAGTCCAAGCAAAAACATTTCTCGACTTCATATGGTCAAAAACCAATCCAGCAACGTTTACTTTATTACTTCTCGAATACATATCAATCAAGCAACATCCTAAATGAACGTCAGAACCCGAACCCAACTCCAGTCCATTCTTCACAGTGTAACAATGAACTTCCCTTCCACGGTTCCATTTGCCAGCATCTCCTCCACACAAAGGGAGAAGACTAGACACAGTATATGCATCGGGTTTCAGCCCTTCAATTTGCATAGTTTTAACAAATTCCCATATTATAGAACTATCAACCTTCTCCTCCTCGGAATTCATGAAACCTCCTAATAGTGTATTCCAAGAAGAAATATTCCTCCGCGGCATTTCATCGAACAGCTTACGCGACTCAATAAATTCACTACATCTACAATACATAGACAAAATGGAATTAGCAACAACAGTATCTGAAACAAGCCCAGTTCGTATACACTTCCCATGAACCACTTTCCCCGCAGAAAAGTCCCCAATATCGGTGGAAACTTTCGAAAGAGtcgaatatgtgaagtcatccGGCGACTCCTCACCTAAGCACATTTGCGTAAAAAGATCAAAACTTTCCCTGTAAAACTTATTTTTCGCGTACCCGTTAATCATAGCGTTCCATATGTACACATTCTTGCACCGAACCGAGTCGAAAACAACCCTTGCCTCGACTGGGTCTCTGCACGCGGAGTATGCAGAGATGAGCTTCGTCGCGACGACGGCGTTTTGGTCGAATCCCAGACGGAAGACGCGGCCATGGGACTGTTCCGTGAGCTTCAAAGATTGGCGGTCGATGGAAAGTTGCAGGAATCGGAGGACGCAGAGAGGCGGGTCGAGCCCTGGGGCAGAAGCGTAATAACGGAAGGTCTTGTGGGCAATTCTGAAAGGTCGAGGTGCAGCAGAGAAGCCGATGGTCATGTAGGATCCCCAGATAAGCTGAAGTCCAAAATCCTCATTTACTGGAAGGAGGAGGATTTATAGGGGCGATGATTGGGCCAGtccagcccagcccagcccattGGGTTGACCTAGCCTCATTTATATGGGCCGAATCTTGAAGTTCGGCCCAGATTGGCCCAAATACTTCAAATGGCAATTGGGGACCAGGATTGGGCCCAGTTGAACATGCCAAACCAATTAATCAAGACCTCATATGGTTAAACAATCACCATAATCCAAACGTTGCCTTGGGATTAAGAAATGTTAAAGCAGAGTAAAGCCAAATTGATGATTATTGTTCACATGAGGTTGTCTGATTAGTATCacttaattagttaattaataagggctttttctttcttcattataAAACTCTTCTGTTCTTatccaaaacaaattaaatagcaataaaaagggggaaaacaaaataaaaggtgCCAACTTTTTGAAGCTTTTGTACTTCACTATACGGCCTTCTAAACCTCGAATATTGATTGAATGAAACATGCAACACCTTCGAtgaaacaaaactttaaaagcGTTAATTCAATACTCAAGTTTGATATTTATAGTGAGATTCTTGTACTATGAAACCAAAATGCCATAAGACATGACTAAGACATTATGGATTAATTAGCTAATTAAGGAAAACAGCATAATAATATATTGCTGACAAACCAAACATTAATTTCCTTGATTGATTACAGTTACAGTGGTCTTCAGGTTCAGAGAAGAGAACCCATTTGGTTCTACATAAGTAAACTTCCTAGCTAATCACTGGTACTAGAAGATTGATTAATTTAAGCTTAGTGCATGGATAAAGCAGAGATATATAGTTAAGAAGTACAGGACAAGGAGATTAAGATCACAATatgtatgatgatgatgaactAGAAGGGATTGGCTAAAGTTTGCATGAGGCCAGCCTTGTTAGCTGCAAATGCCATGCTCAAGTTGCTGCCATGGACATCATCCATGTTCCAGAGGCCATCCCACAGATTTATGCTTTCTTCAGTACTACTGGTGgcagccgccgccgccgcctcctcaGCCACATGCTGATGAGTTGATCCAGCACAGAAGCCATTGAAGAAGGGGCAGAAGAAAACTTGATCAGCTATACTGTTGGGATATGGAGAGGAACCAGCTACTTCTTGCCTCATCTGATTGTCGTCGAGCAGTGAGATGATTCTCTTCAGCTCGAGTTGGTTTagcagctgctgctgctgctgctgaaaCTGCTGCCTCCTCAGCAGCCGGGCTTTGGCCTTCCCACTGGCGCCGTCCAGGGCGGTCTTTGCCTTCTTCTTGAAATGAGTCCTCCAGTAGTTCTTGATCTCGTTGTCGGTTCTTCCAGGCAAGCTCCGAGCGATTGTTGACCACCTGTGTCGTGGGCGTGGCAGTAGGTATTAGGTATGATACTAGTTATAAGAGCGAGCTAACTTATCAAAAGATAATAAAGGTTAAGATTTGCAGAAATTAAGGTTGGATGACGGCTAATCAATTACCTATTTCCCCACCGAGCATGGAGCTCAAGAATTATGTTCTCTTCATGTGGGGTGATTTGCCCCCTCTTCAGGTCCGGCCTCAAGTAATTCACCCACCTCAATCTGCAGCTTTTGCCGTTCCTCTTCAGCCCTTTACAACCGAAACCAATTTACAAACTTtatcagtttatatatattaattcaacCATTTGGAGAGTTGCTTAGTGCCCCAGTTATCTTCATTTAATTTCCATATGATAATGATTAATCTGGGCAGCATCAATAAAGACAgcattttttaatgtttatctTGTTCATGAACGGGAAAACATGGCTTTTAGCTATACCTGCAAGCCGGGCCACAGAGTTCCATCTTCCTTCACCATGCACCTTGACATACTCAATGAGCAGCCTGTCTTCTTCAGCAGTCCAAGGGCCTTTCCTCCAGCAGCCTTCTTCCATGACAGTAGCCCACCCCAGGTGGTGTTGAGCCATCACAGCCCCACAAGACATGAAAGCGCAGATTGGTGCCTAAGCAGTAAGCAGTAAGCAGCCTGTTGTATGATGATAGGTGCTAGCTAGCTAATTAACTAGAAACTTAGGAAGCTTAATTGTAGGGTTGTGTGTTCAATGTTCTGTGACAAAAAGGGCTTGTGTTTGTTACATATTTATACCTGCACAAGTAGCCTAGCTACTAGGTTCCATCAGTCAAGCTTTATCCTTTTTCAAGATCATCATCCATCACTATacacattcatatatatatcatatatatatatatatatatatatcctactCCAATATGAGGAACAGATATTGTTCCCTATatattataccatttttcttgtgAAGTTGCCAAAATACCCCCTTGCCTCTCACTCTTCTAGATTGAACTTAATTATTTAGTACTGACTTGTTTCACCAATTCTTGGCAATTTCACCCAAAAATGACAGAAAAAAGAACCCATCTATCTATCaacttatacaaaatttagatCAATTGATTTGGGAAAGATAAAATTAACAGTGATGTGCAGataaaaatgttataattatTTGTAGAATTACAGTGACTTAATATTAATCAAACTAACAgggaaattaattttcttatggtgattaaaaaaaaaaaagaaaattgccATATCGGGAATATTGAGAAAAgacaaataatctcattttgTCTCACATATccttattaataaataataaaaagatgacatttatcttttcattcaatttaaatttaaagaataaaCTCATAAATTTTAACTCTTGAATTTTAATCCCAAAGAATTAGACTCCTGGAAATAATCTAGTTCCAAGGATTAGCCGCAAGCTTGAGATATTCGAGTCTGGGAATCTTGAAATTCCAAATATTTCATCTTACTTTCAAAAAATTCGTCTCTTATTAATTGAGCGAAACACTGTCTCTAACTAGTCGAACAAATTCTCTATCGGCCAAGGAAAACCAAGCTCGTGAATCTTAGAAATAATTCCAAATATCTCGACTCACTTCACCTAGGATAAAACCCTTAGATGTAAAccacaaaattcataatattcgcACATTTGTTACTCATTTTTTATGCTAGCAGTGGAAAACTCTTTCGATATATTTATATGGAGACATAAGtataataataaatctaaatatCTTCTTCACCAAGACATTGGACAAAATGTACTTGTGGATCCAAATCCATTAATCAAGTATACTTGTTGATgataaaagtatatatatatatatatatatatatataagaggatATATATATGAGGCTAAGAGGATTACGAATTCCTTGGACAAAGGCCACGTATGGGAGCTagctagggttcatgaatctaGACAACAAAAACCCATAGCTCCAAGAGCATTTTGGTAATAGGgatccaattaattaaatctaacattaGTGGGTGGCaaatattttatcttgaaaactaCTATAGGGCCAATGGGTGCAGACCAGGTGTTGGATTTGCTTGCTCTTTAAGGAGATGGAAAGGAAAATCACCATCAAGGAAACTATACTTGGTTGGATTCCATGTTTGGTATATATTAGGGTTATTAAATGCTAATGCTTCTAGGGTTTGAGACGTCACCTATGAACAGATGGAATGCAATTGAAGAGCCTGGAGACAACTCTTTAGTTACGTGGAGAGGCACGAGCCTTAGTATTATCACATACTTgaagtattttaaataaaaacacaaattcTAAGAGATACGTATATCATTAGTCACGTGTAATTATTTAAGtctatcattaattaatatcaagattgatttaattattgaaaGATATATAGAAGGACTGAGCATCGTCTTTACAAATCAAACGAGATTTAGACGAGTTCGGTCTGGAGGACAACTACTTGACACACTTAGCTCTGGAAGAACTTGGTGATGATTGATTCCTGGTATTATCATTTTGCAGGAGCAGTATAGGTCAAATTCAAAAAGCTGATTCCCTTTTCATATTTGTATGTGGGGGGATTAGTCTCAAGTGAGTATATATGGGTGTGTTGAGTAGTGACAGCTAATATCAGTATCTTTGTATGCTTGCAAGatcatctaattaattaatctttttattaaacAATGAACATGCAGCTGGTCCAAAATCTTGTGTTGTACGGCCGCCAAAGAATAATGAGATCCCAAAGATATCTCATTGATTAAACAATTCGAGATTTTgtacattaaaatttgatatttacaATTGTTGATGTCTGAACACAAGAATAAATTTAGTGATTGAAAACATCGTGGTCAAGTCGCTTAAATCTATAAAAAagagaataattaaaagacatatAGAAATTTCTATTCAAACACtctgatatttaaattagaCAATAAAGATTTGAAAGTTGTGTTAAAACTAGTATAAGAGACGTATCTTTTCTAAgataataatctatttatttatataggaacataaaattttctaaaaccctacTAAGATTAAGATTCTTTcaaataatgtttatcttgacATTTCAAGTCCcattatgattataattttttatgaataatgtttATCCATTTCATAGAATTCTAGGAAAATTTTTTGGATATCagagttatttattttgtgtgttgCACGGGACCTCTCCCATTAAAGAGAAGATTACAAAACAAGCCCTTGGGCCGGAGCTTGGGTTGCTATCTTTGAGGGATCAAAATAATCCCCCGCTGTAAACTCTCGGGAAATCATTCTTTCAATAAGTGATAGATCTTAAAGGTCTTTGTTACTGTCTTTGGAAAACTGTGATATGTTTCGGATAATACTTTTTCTTGGTCTTTCGTGCTCAATTTATTGAGAGATTGCATGATCTCCTGGTTGAGATCTAATCtcccaagagattatacagtCCTCTCGGCAGTCATTTGATCTCAGATAAATTATGTGATCTCTCAGtattcattattttttggggagttatttatttatttattttggctcAATTAATTTAAGGACCTTTagacttttttaattttttaacaagttTTAGATATGACCcatcaatattaataaaaatatcaacattaagtttctaaataatatttgtgTTAAAGGGAGATACGAAACCTGCTTAGTGACACAAGATTTTAGGGATACCAGTTGTCGAAGAGTGGCTAAGTCACAAAAAGGAAATCTCAAAGAGGCTGTGTTATTGCACCTTTTggattgttttctttttggctGTCCTTTCGGAGTAGATTAGGATAACAGGTCTTGAGATGCTGTGGAAAGGAACCTTCCAATATAAAACTATGAATATAGGACCCTCCCTTTTGTTTTGCTTTGCTTTAAGCTCAAGAGAATGTTGGGAATTGGGAAATTCCAACAAGGTTCTAAAAATAAGACTAATTTAATGGGATTATctatattatgtatatttataaaaaaaaaattattatagtaTGACACGAGTCTCACTAGAGTGTTACATGTGTTTTGTTGAATTCTCAATTAATTGACGAATtcgtcattaaaaaattaacttaaatacaAAGAGTAAGGgtttaataaataaagttatatgatatttaagagatttagtattatttattttagttttttttaagtattaactTGATTGTTAAAGACGAAACTTTACTCTTGCAAAGGAGTTTGGATTTAGAGGCTCTTTTTGAAGACTTAGTTTTATTGCTACTTTTGGTTTCCACTTGGCTTTTATCAACTCAAGAAAAAGATAACACCTAGTTGTATGAAACTAAAGGTCACTAATACTCTTGTCTCTATCATTAATGTGGTGCTttaaatgtgacaaaatatataaaatttgaaaagagaagatgagaaagattTAAAGAATAAAGAGGGACTCACTCCATGTGATTGTTAGTGATGTGTTATGGAGAAAAGTCTAAAAAAGCTTAAGATAATTTTCGAGCCTTTGGTAGCATCATGCAAAAAAATAGAGCTAGGACAACGGAAGGTTAGGAGACCTTTATGATCTTGAGCTTAAAAGACAAGAGACTTGTGAGTTAGGAAAGTAATTTTTTCTATTGATAGAAGATCTCTCGAAGACAGTGAGTAGGGAAACCAAGATCTCTTGGCGATTGTAGGCTAAGAGACCAGTAAGTCGCTcgaaaactaaaataaaaaaacttctACCAAAGGGCTATTATTGTCCTCTTAAAAATCATGACCAAGATGTGACTCAGAGTTTgtgttgtaaatttttatagagcacaaataagataaattttacatttaatttttttaaaaattttataaaaagaataaatattatgcataaaaattttaatcctaaagaatctcaaaataataagatggatattatttaaaaagaatctTATTCAAATTCGAGTAGATATTAGAAAGCTCCatgtttaataatataataataatgggtACCAAAAGAGTAAAATTACTAATCTATCCCTAGAGGACAACAAATCCCAAATTGCCACGTTTTTTCTCGTTCAGATTAGACCAAAAAgataaactcacaaaatttatatatatttatattaatatataggGAAGCCATCGTCGCATAAATATCACAAGCTTAGtgtcaaaataacatttttaattttagaataatatattttttgatggCTTCCCTATTTATTATGTAAAGTAATGAAGATATTTTAGACTTAATTAAATTGTTTAGCTACGTTGAATCTCATTAATTAACaaatcacattaaattgggCACGGCTCAGATGTAACCCTAATTAACAACTATAGTTAACTGTATATTATATGATTATAATTAACTGTTTCCTGGTAAAGCTGCAGCTAAGAGTCCCAAATCAAATTGGTAAGTACCATATGGTACTCTCAAGTCTCAACTTTAGCAGATCTGCTTATATCAAGCAGATCATGgttactaatttttaaattaatcacttaacttcttgatattgtaattaatttgtACACCcacttgttattttaattagtcACTGATTctgatattttctttattttaaatattatttggataCTTAATTTTGACACTTATTGCCCTATTATGTATCGGTGTTTTATACcgtatgttatattaatataaatatataaaatattagaattaatcataaaaataatctaattcttcaagtgaatttataattttatccaatctttttaattttgataattatattcaaATCGGCTCAATTGACTCtaattatatctaatatataaaattaatttaaaaatagtgtATCCATTTTGATTTGACGTTTTACGtgtcatataat from Diospyros lotus cultivar Yz01 chromosome 4, ASM1463336v1, whole genome shotgun sequence includes the following:
- the LOC127798923 gene encoding pentatricopeptide repeat-containing protein At3g12770-like isoform X1; the encoded protein is MTIGFSAAPRPFRIAHKTFRYYASAPGLDPPLCVLRFLQLSIDRQSLKLTEQSHGRVFRLGFDQNAVVATKLISAYSACRDPVEARVVFDSVRCKNVYIWNAMINGYAKNKFYRESFDLFTQMCLGEESPDDFTYSTLSKVSTDIGDFSAGKVVHGKCIRTGLVSDTVVANSILSMYCRCSEFIESRKLFDEMPRRNISSWNTLLGGFMNSEEEKVDSSIIWEFVKTMQIEGLKPDAYTVSSLLPLCGGDAGKWNRGREVHCYTVKNGLELGSGSDVHLGCCLIDMYSRSNKVNVAGLVFDHMKSRNVFAWTALINGYVQNGESEKALILFREMQMRDGTEPNRVSLVCLLPACISLASLMGGKQIHGFAIRKELTHEVSLCNALIDMYAKCGSLTSARRLFEDHPFCKDAVSWSSMISGYGLHGKGQEAIYLYEKMLQLGIKPDVIVMVGVLSACSRSGLVNEGLDIYNSVVRHHGIKPTLEMCACVVDMLGRSGQLKQALDFIKAMAVEPGPSVWGALLSASLLHGNSEIRDLAYEFLIRIEPENASNYVSLSNSYASSQKWGVAAEVRTVMKEKQLRKLPGCSWITVNKETHSFYVADKAHPCSDIIYGMLDELVLMMKGYGNSRE
- the LOC127800167 gene encoding myb-related protein MYBAS2-like, with translation MSCGAVMAQHHLGWATVMEEGCWRKGPWTAEEDRLLIEYVKVHGEGRWNSVARLAGLKRNGKSCRLRWVNYLRPDLKRGQITPHEENIILELHARWGNRWSTIARSLPGRTDNEIKNYWRTHFKKKAKTALDGASGKAKARLLRRQQFQQQQQQLLNQLELKRIISLLDDNQMRQEVAGSSPYPNSIADQVFFCPFFNGFCAGSTHQHVAEEAAAAAATSSTEESINLWDGLWNMDDVHGSNLSMAFAANKAGLMQTLANPF
- the LOC127798923 gene encoding putative pentatricopeptide repeat-containing protein At1g68930 isoform X2, which codes for MTIGFSAAPRPFRIAHKTFRYYASAPGLDPPLCVLRFLQLSIDRQSLKLTEQSHGRVFRLGFDQNAVVATKLISAYSACRDPVEARVVFDSVRCKNVYIWNAMINGCSEFIESRKLFDEMPRRNISSWNTLLGGFMNSEEEKVDSSIIWEFVKTMQIEGLKPDAYTVSSLLPLCGGDAGKWNRGREVHCYTVKNGLELGSGSDVHLGCCLIDMYSRSNKVNVAGLVFDHMKSRNVFAWTALINGYVQNGESEKALILFREMQMRDGTEPNRVSLVCLLPACISLASLMGGKQIHGFAIRKELTHEVSLCNALIDMYAKCGSLTSARRLFEDHPFCKDAVSWSSMISGYGLHGKGQEAIYLYEKMLQLGIKPDVIVMVGVLSACSRSGLVNEGLDIYNSVVRHHGIKPTLEMCACVVDMLGRSGQLKQALDFIKAMAVEPGPSVWGALLSASLLHGNSEIRDLAYEFLIRIEPENASNYVSLSNSYASSQKWGVAAEVRTVMKEKQLRKLPGCSWITVNKETHSFYVADKAHPCSDIIYGMLDELVLMMKGYGNSRE